In a single window of the Deinococcus aetherius genome:
- the ftsH gene encoding ATP-dependent zinc metalloprotease FtsH — MRRLNPWLIVLFVLALFLMFSQAPMSGRSSVNYNVFKDLLDQGKVERVIVRDNIAQVQLTEPTSVPVAGSPTPREIPSFSVRLPSNQATPDASLISQLEARGVDYRFDAPSQWFGILINFLPIILLFGMMYFFFMRAQGGQNGVMQFGQSRAKKYGKENRVQTKFTDVAGHEEAKRELIEVVDFLKNPGKYHQIGAEIPKGVLLVGPPGTGKTLLARAIAGEADVPFFSVSASEFMEMFVGVGASRVRTLFEDARKSAPAIMFIDEIDSIGRKRGAGIGGGHDEREQTLNQILSEMDGFDKTSSVIVLGATNRPDVLDPALLRPGRFDRQVTIDLPNLKEREAILKVHLRNKPMAGGVDIPEIAKSTPYFSGADLKNVTNEAALEAARLGKTQIDMSDFYRALDKITLGLENASLTISPEEKKAIAYHEAGHAVTAAVIPGSDKLQKVSIIPRGRALGAAFYLPEEQVLMSKERLENQLVVALGGRAAEEVFMGSVTSGAADDFRKATNIARKMVLEWGMGENFKNMALMTDSGPVFLGEDMAKPKAFSEHTSQLVDEDVKRILTRAYDRARSLVTEYSGAMHEVADALLTQELITGDVVRDSVARATNNPQPMPQTTA, encoded by the coding sequence TTGAGGCGACTCAATCCCTGGCTGATCGTCCTGTTCGTTCTGGCGCTGTTCCTGATGTTCTCGCAGGCGCCCATGAGCGGACGGTCGAGTGTCAATTACAACGTGTTCAAGGACCTGCTTGACCAGGGCAAAGTCGAGCGGGTGATCGTGCGAGACAACATCGCGCAGGTGCAGCTCACCGAGCCGACCAGCGTGCCGGTGGCGGGCTCGCCCACCCCGCGCGAGATTCCGAGCTTCTCGGTCCGGCTGCCGAGCAACCAGGCCACGCCCGACGCCAGCCTGATCAGTCAGCTTGAGGCCCGGGGCGTGGATTACCGCTTCGACGCTCCCAGCCAGTGGTTCGGTATCCTGATCAACTTCCTGCCCATCATCTTGCTGTTCGGCATGATGTATTTCTTCTTCATGCGCGCCCAGGGCGGCCAGAACGGCGTGATGCAGTTCGGCCAGTCGCGCGCCAAGAAGTACGGCAAGGAAAACCGTGTCCAGACCAAGTTCACAGACGTGGCCGGGCACGAGGAGGCCAAGCGCGAACTCATCGAGGTCGTGGACTTCCTGAAAAACCCCGGCAAGTACCACCAGATCGGCGCCGAGATTCCCAAGGGCGTGCTCCTCGTGGGCCCTCCCGGCACCGGTAAAACTCTGCTCGCGCGGGCCATCGCGGGCGAGGCGGACGTGCCCTTCTTCAGCGTCTCCGCCTCCGAGTTCATGGAGATGTTCGTGGGCGTCGGCGCGAGCCGCGTGCGGACCCTCTTCGAGGACGCCCGCAAGAGTGCCCCGGCGATCATGTTCATCGACGAGATCGACTCCATCGGCCGCAAGCGCGGCGCGGGGATCGGCGGCGGCCACGACGAGCGCGAGCAGACGCTCAACCAGATCCTCTCCGAGATGGACGGCTTCGACAAGACGAGCAGCGTCATCGTGCTCGGCGCGACGAACCGCCCCGACGTGCTCGACCCGGCGCTGCTGCGTCCCGGCCGTTTCGACCGTCAGGTGACCATCGACCTCCCCAACCTCAAGGAGCGCGAGGCGATCCTCAAGGTCCACCTGCGCAACAAGCCGATGGCGGGCGGGGTGGACATCCCTGAGATCGCCAAGAGCACGCCGTACTTCTCGGGTGCGGACCTCAAGAACGTGACGAACGAGGCCGCGCTGGAGGCTGCCCGCCTCGGCAAGACCCAGATCGACATGAGCGACTTCTACCGGGCGCTCGACAAGATCACGCTGGGGTTGGAGAACGCTTCTCTGACGATCAGCCCCGAGGAGAAAAAGGCCATCGCCTACCACGAGGCGGGGCACGCCGTCACCGCCGCCGTGATTCCCGGCAGCGACAAGCTCCAGAAGGTCAGCATCATTCCGCGTGGACGGGCGCTCGGCGCCGCCTTCTACCTGCCGGAGGAGCAGGTGCTGATGAGCAAGGAGCGGCTGGAAAACCAGCTGGTCGTCGCGCTGGGCGGTCGCGCTGCCGAGGAAGTGTTCATGGGCAGCGTGACGAGCGGGGCCGCCGACGACTTCCGCAAGGCGACGAACATCGCCCGCAAGATGGTGCTGGAGTGGGGCATGGGCGAGAACTTCAAGAACATGGCCCTGATGACCGACTCCGGCCCGGTGTTCCTCGGCGAGGACATGGCGAAGCCCAAGGCCTTCTCCGAGCACACCTCGCAGCTTGTGGACGAGGACGTCAAGCGCATCCTCACGCGCGCCTACGACCGCGCCCGCTCGCTCGTGACCGAGTACTCTGGGGCCATGCACGAGGTCGCCGACGCCCTGCTCACGCAGGAACTCATCACGGGCGACGTGGTGCGCGACTCGGTGGCCCGGGCGACGAATAACCCCCAGCCCATGCCGCAGACGACGGCGTAA
- a CDS encoding DinB family protein has product MNELSLLLESFRRNGRVNGTLLDALTPADFELSDGRGGWTVERHLRHMAAFRVGWLWNLSPEHANPLLDHTQKDADGDPLWRWQNSPPAELAAALGAGDEAALEAVRAHLASGEPFNDPWNEGAYRSNPAHFLQHTIVHDSHHRGQVLALLRQGGRTPEQMEALDEHWAIWRE; this is encoded by the coding sequence ATGAACGAACTGAGTCTTTTGCTCGAATCCTTCCGCCGGAACGGGCGTGTCAATGGGACGCTGCTCGACGCCCTGACGCCTGCCGACTTCGAGCTGAGCGACGGCCGGGGTGGCTGGACGGTCGAGCGGCACCTGCGGCACATGGCGGCGTTCCGCGTCGGCTGGCTGTGGAACCTGTCGCCCGAACACGCGAACCCGCTGCTCGACCATACGCAGAAGGATGCGGACGGTGACCCGCTGTGGCGCTGGCAGAACAGTCCCCCCGCCGAGCTGGCGGCGGCCCTGGGCGCGGGCGACGAGGCCGCCCTGGAGGCGGTGCGGGCGCACCTGGCGTCGGGCGAGCCCTTCAATGACCCCTGGAACGAGGGCGCGTACCGGTCGAACCCCGCCCACTTCCTCCAGCACACCATCGTCCACGACTCGCACCACCGGGGGCAGGTGCTGGCCCTGTTGCGTCAGGGCGGGCGCACCCCCGAGCAGATGGAAGCTCTGGACGAGCACTGGGCCATCTGGCGGGAGTAG
- a CDS encoding (4Fe-4S)-binding protein, with the protein MTPVPPLGDDLLRGKAYTGDGVTVYYDAPRCVHVANCVRGLPEVFRPRERPWIQLWNEADAGQVAQVVRTCPTGALHYALANGQAEAPEVPTTITPVPDGPLAMRGDLRIQTQGGEQREVRAALCRCGASGNKPFCDGTHAKISWKSGGATSPEVRGDDEHGEGQRADGAGQEGDRR; encoded by the coding sequence ATGACGCCTGTTCCTCCCCTCGGCGACGACCTTCTGCGCGGCAAGGCGTACACGGGAGACGGCGTGACCGTGTACTACGACGCGCCCCGCTGCGTCCACGTCGCCAACTGCGTGCGGGGCCTCCCCGAGGTGTTCCGACCCCGCGAGCGCCCCTGGATTCAGCTCTGGAACGAGGCGGATGCCGGGCAGGTGGCTCAGGTCGTCCGCACCTGTCCGACCGGGGCACTGCACTACGCGCTGGCGAACGGCCAGGCGGAAGCGCCCGAGGTGCCCACTACCATTACCCCCGTCCCCGACGGGCCCCTGGCGATGCGCGGCGACCTGCGGATTCAGACCCAGGGCGGCGAGCAGCGCGAGGTCCGGGCCGCCCTGTGCCGCTGCGGCGCGAGCGGGAACAAGCCCTTCTGCGACGGCACCCACGCGAAGATCAGCTGGAAGAGCGGGGGCGCGACCTCGCCCGAGGTGCGCGGCGACGACGAGCACGGCGAGGGGCAGCGGGCGGACGGGGCAGGGCAGGAGGGGGACCGCCGCTAA
- a CDS encoding thymidine phosphorylase, translating into MTSSSLTIPDLIRKKRDGETHIRAELEHLILGYTRGEVPDYQVSSWLMAVYLRGMTPQETADLTLVMAESGDELNLAGLPRTVDKHSTGGVGDKTSLILTPMLAALGLTVAKMSGRGLAHTGGTIDKLESFPGWTPELPEERFIEQAREIGLALVGQSKDLAPADGKLYALRDVTATVDCLPLIASSIMSKKLASGAHTVILDVKVGAGAFMRTLDDGRALARAMVDIGSHAGRQVRAVLTDMDAPLGRMAGNSLEVLEALSTLRGEGPEDLTELCVALAVEALAAYGEEEEQAEARARATLQDGSALAKFRAFVEAQGGDGGYVDDPAMLGVAPGRAEVTAPSSGFVARIDALAVGRAVLALGGGRERKGEAIDHGVGVELLKKPGEAVGAGEAVLRLYHRNGRGLETARALLEAGLSVAETAPEVQPLILGRVN; encoded by the coding sequence ATGACCTCTTCCTCCCTCACCATCCCCGACCTCATCCGCAAGAAACGCGACGGGGAAACGCACATTCGCGCCGAACTCGAACACCTGATCCTGGGCTACACGCGTGGCGAGGTGCCCGACTATCAGGTCAGCTCGTGGCTGATGGCCGTGTACCTGCGCGGCATGACCCCGCAGGAGACGGCCGATCTGACCCTGGTGATGGCCGAGTCGGGCGACGAGCTGAACCTGGCGGGGCTCCCGCGCACCGTGGACAAGCACTCGACCGGCGGCGTGGGCGACAAGACCAGCCTGATCCTGACGCCGATGCTGGCCGCCCTGGGCCTGACGGTCGCCAAGATGAGTGGACGGGGGCTGGCGCACACGGGCGGCACCATCGACAAGCTTGAAAGTTTCCCCGGCTGGACTCCCGAGCTGCCCGAGGAACGCTTCATCGAGCAGGCGCGGGAAATTGGCCTCGCGCTCGTGGGGCAGTCGAAGGACCTCGCGCCCGCCGACGGCAAGCTCTACGCCCTGCGCGACGTGACGGCCACCGTGGACTGCCTGCCCCTGATCGCCTCCTCGATCATGAGCAAGAAGCTCGCCTCGGGGGCGCACACGGTCATCCTCGACGTGAAGGTGGGGGCGGGGGCCTTCATGCGGACGCTGGACGACGGGCGGGCCCTGGCGCGAGCGATGGTGGACATCGGCAGCCATGCCGGGCGGCAGGTCCGCGCCGTGCTCACCGACATGGACGCGCCCCTGGGCCGGATGGCCGGAAACAGCCTGGAGGTGCTGGAGGCGCTGAGCACCCTGCGTGGCGAGGGCCCAGAGGACCTGACCGAACTGTGCGTCGCCCTTGCGGTGGAGGCGCTGGCCGCGTATGGGGAGGAGGAGGAACAGGCGGAGGCCAGGGCCCGCGCGACCCTGCAAGACGGCTCGGCGCTGGCGAAGTTTCGAGCCTTCGTGGAAGCCCAGGGCGGAGATGGGGGTTATGTCGATGATCCCGCAATGCTTGGTGTGGCCCCCGGACGGGCGGAGGTGACAGCCCCCTCCTCCGGCTTCGTGGCGAGAATTGACGCCCTCGCGGTGGGCCGGGCGGTCCTCGCCCTCGGCGGCGGGCGGGAGCGCAAGGGGGAGGCCATCGACCACGGGGTCGGGGTGGAACTGCTGAAAAAGCCCGGCGAGGCCGTGGGGGCGGGCGAGGCGGTGCTGCGGCTCTATCACCGGAATGGGCGCGGGCTGGAGACGGCGCGGGCGCTGCTGGAGGCGGGGCTGAGCGTGGCGGAGACGGCGCCCGAGGTGCAGCCGCTCATCCTTGGCCGGGTGAACTGA
- a CDS encoding LapA family protein, protein MRTIVLALVVVLAVIFAILNRNALLFPHTLSLGFVTYREVPLGLILLLTGLVLALIFYFWAGVSRLRAQADSARLLRDMEALRASLDNQEGSRFAQLQGYLDQRFNTLGTGSTADLDHTVSQQLAATNARIDALERNLNVQLAQIDDYLKRRLR, encoded by the coding sequence ATGCGGACCATCGTGCTCGCCTTAGTCGTCGTGCTGGCGGTGATCTTCGCGATTCTCAACCGCAACGCCCTGCTGTTTCCCCACACCCTCAGCCTGGGCTTCGTCACGTACCGCGAGGTGCCGCTGGGGTTGATCCTGCTCCTGACCGGGCTGGTGCTCGCGCTGATCTTCTACTTCTGGGCGGGGGTCTCGCGGCTGCGGGCGCAGGCGGACAGCGCGCGGCTGCTGCGCGACATGGAGGCCCTGCGCGCCAGCCTCGACAACCAGGAGGGGAGCCGCTTCGCTCAGCTTCAGGGCTACCTCGACCAGCGTTTCAACACGCTGGGGACGGGGAGCACGGCGGACCTCGACCACACGGTCTCTCAGCAACTCGCGGCGACGAACGCGCGCATCGACGCCCTGGAGCGGAACCTGAACGTGCAGCTCGCGCAGATCGACGACTACCTCAAACGCAGACTGCGCTGA
- the accD gene encoding acetyl-CoA carboxylase, carboxyltransferase subunit beta, whose product MALDRFFRRRRPQPQAGADVPDLWTKCPACKEGLYNRDLEASRFVCPKCGHHLRIDAGKRVDVLLDPGSFVQLSGHVRPTDPLHFEDTEPYVGRLARAQAKTGRPDAILTGTGTVGGVPVTLAVMDFAFSGGSMGSVVGEEISRAAEHAALHGTPFVLVAASGGARMQESALSLMQMAKTTVALEGLSARGLPYVSLLTDPTTGGVTASFATVADVILAEPGALIGFAGPRVIQQTIRQSLPEGFQRAEFLKDHGMIDDVVDRREHRAYLARLLGVLLHREVSA is encoded by the coding sequence ATGGCGCTCGACCGTTTTTTCCGCAGACGTCGCCCGCAGCCTCAGGCGGGGGCCGACGTGCCGGATCTGTGGACCAAATGCCCCGCGTGCAAGGAAGGGCTGTATAACCGCGACCTGGAGGCCAGCCGCTTTGTGTGCCCCAAGTGCGGGCACCACCTGCGTATCGACGCGGGGAAGCGGGTGGACGTGCTGCTCGACCCCGGCTCGTTCGTTCAGCTCTCGGGTCACGTTCGCCCCACCGATCCCCTCCACTTCGAGGACACCGAGCCCTACGTGGGGCGCCTCGCCCGCGCCCAGGCCAAGACGGGTCGCCCCGACGCGATCCTGACGGGCACGGGGACGGTGGGGGGCGTGCCCGTCACCCTCGCCGTGATGGACTTCGCCTTCAGCGGCGGCAGCATGGGCAGCGTGGTGGGGGAGGAGATTTCACGCGCCGCCGAACACGCCGCCCTGCACGGCACCCCTTTCGTCCTCGTGGCGGCGAGCGGCGGGGCCCGGATGCAGGAGAGCGCCCTGTCCCTGATGCAGATGGCGAAGACGACGGTGGCGCTCGAAGGGCTTTCCGCCCGGGGCCTGCCCTACGTCAGCCTGCTCACCGACCCCACGACGGGGGGCGTGACCGCCTCCTTTGCCACGGTGGCGGACGTGATCCTGGCCGAGCCGGGGGCACTCATCGGCTTCGCGGGGCCGCGCGTGATCCAGCAGACGATCCGGCAGAGCCTTCCCGAGGGGTTCCAGCGGGCCGAGTTCCTGAAGGACCACGGCATGATCGACGACGTGGTGGACCGCCGCGAGCACCGCGCGTACCTCGCCCGGCTGCTCGGGGTGCTGCTTCACCGCGAGGTGAGCGCGTGA
- a CDS encoding acetyl-CoA carboxylase carboxyltransferase subunit alpha produces MSPSPVEAVRELEARVHDLEDTARRTGQNLDAALAPLRAEVERLRAAHREPLSRWERVGLARAPGRPTALDYAERLCSDFTELHGDRAFGDDLALIGGPARWQGTPVMLLMQQKGRDTKGKIRRRFGMSNPEGYRKAIRLMDLADRFGLPVVSLIDTPGAYPGIEAEERGQAWAIAESIRRMVRLRVPAVCAVIGEGGSGGALAVGVGNRVLIQENAWYSVISPESCAAILWRDAAQAPRAAEALKLTAPDLLELGIVEEIVPEPPGGAHLDPDVAARALGEAVTRHLAELGSLDGEELRSQRAARFRSLGAFTEG; encoded by the coding sequence GTGAGCCCCAGCCCGGTCGAGGCCGTCCGCGAACTCGAAGCCCGCGTTCACGACCTGGAGGACACCGCCCGCCGCACCGGGCAGAACCTCGACGCGGCCCTCGCTCCCCTGCGCGCGGAGGTCGAGAGGCTGCGTGCCGCCCACCGCGAGCCCCTGTCGCGCTGGGAGCGGGTGGGGCTCGCCCGCGCGCCGGGCCGCCCGACCGCCCTCGATTACGCCGAGCGACTGTGCAGCGACTTCACCGAACTCCACGGCGACCGCGCCTTCGGGGACGACCTTGCCCTGATCGGGGGCCCCGCCCGCTGGCAGGGCACGCCCGTCATGCTCCTGATGCAGCAGAAGGGCCGAGACACCAAGGGCAAGATTCGGCGGCGCTTCGGCATGAGCAACCCAGAGGGCTACCGCAAGGCGATCCGCCTGATGGACCTCGCCGACCGCTTCGGGCTGCCCGTCGTGTCCCTGATCGACACGCCCGGCGCCTACCCCGGCATCGAGGCCGAGGAGCGCGGACAGGCCTGGGCCATCGCCGAGAGCATCCGGCGGATGGTCCGTCTGCGGGTGCCCGCCGTCTGCGCCGTGATCGGTGAGGGGGGCAGCGGCGGGGCGCTGGCGGTCGGCGTGGGGAACCGGGTGCTGATCCAGGAGAACGCCTGGTACAGCGTGATCAGCCCCGAGTCGTGCGCGGCGATCCTCTGGCGCGACGCGGCCCAGGCCCCGAGGGCCGCCGAGGCCTTGAAGCTCACCGCCCCCGACCTCCTGGAACTCGGGATCGTCGAGGAGATCGTGCCCGAGCCCCCCGGCGGCGCCCACCTCGACCCGGACGTCGCCGCGCGGGCGCTGGGGGAGGCCGTGACCCGCCACCTTGCCGAACTGGGCAGTCTGGACGGGGAGGAACTCCGGTCGCAGCGGGCGGCGCGCTTCCGGTCGCTGGGGGCGTTCACGGAGGGCTGA
- a CDS encoding flavin monoamine oxidase family protein, whose protein sequence is MTTVDRADVIVVGAGLAGLTAARRLAQAGRRVRVLEARDRVGGRMHTVRLPVTGVGVDLGGQWVGPDQPHVMALIRELGLEVYPTHDEGQNLAHLLGQTLRYRGLIPPLPPHVLADYALLSKRFEALSRRIPPEAPWTAPDAGTLDAQTFDTWINRNARTPQTRALMRLYAGAVFSADAGELSLLHALTYTRHGGGIDGHTLTRGHALQDRVLGGAQSIALRLADALPDVRLRSPVTRVEQGGEGVTLHTPGGSHHAERAVLAVPPALLAGVPFDPPLPPRRAQLQQRLPMGAVVKFMAVYDRPFWRDAGLSGMAISDEGPVTVTFDNSPPQGSPGVLLGFIEGGEARALMGAGEAERRDAALASLARLFGREALRPLETVERDWAAEPHSGGCYGALFGPGVWTGYGEALREPVGHLHWAGAETARVWMNYMDGAVESGERVAAEVLGVLRPETASLPA, encoded by the coding sequence ATGACGACAGTGGACAGGGCCGACGTGATCGTCGTCGGCGCGGGCCTCGCCGGGCTCACCGCCGCCCGCAGGCTCGCGCAGGCCGGGCGGCGCGTGCGGGTGCTGGAGGCACGGGACCGGGTGGGGGGGCGCATGCACACGGTCCGCCTGCCCGTCACGGGCGTGGGGGTGGACCTGGGCGGGCAGTGGGTCGGTCCCGACCAGCCGCACGTCATGGCCCTGATCCGTGAACTCGGCCTGGAGGTGTACCCCACGCACGACGAGGGGCAGAACCTCGCGCACCTGCTGGGCCAGACGCTGCGTTACCGTGGCCTGATCCCGCCGCTGCCGCCGCATGTGCTCGCCGACTACGCCCTGCTCTCGAAACGGTTCGAGGCGCTGAGCCGCCGCATTCCCCCGGAGGCCCCCTGGACGGCCCCGGACGCGGGGACCCTCGACGCGCAGACCTTCGACACCTGGATCAACCGAAACGCGCGCACCCCGCAGACGCGCGCCCTGATGCGGCTGTACGCCGGGGCGGTCTTCAGCGCGGACGCCGGGGAGCTGAGCCTGCTCCACGCCCTGACGTATACCCGGCACGGCGGCGGCATCGACGGCCACACCCTGACGCGCGGGCACGCCCTGCAAGACCGGGTGCTGGGGGGCGCTCAGAGCATCGCCCTGCGGCTGGCGGACGCTCTACCCGACGTGCGGCTGAGGAGCCCGGTCACGCGGGTGGAGCAAGGCGGGGAGGGCGTGACCCTGCACACCCCGGGCGGCTCCCATCACGCCGAACGCGCCGTCCTCGCCGTGCCCCCGGCCCTGCTCGCGGGCGTGCCCTTCGACCCGCCGCTCCCTCCCCGCCGCGCGCAACTCCAGCAGCGGCTCCCGATGGGGGCGGTGGTGAAATTCATGGCGGTGTACGACCGCCCCTTCTGGCGGGACGCGGGCTTAAGTGGCATGGCGATCAGCGACGAGGGGCCCGTGACCGTCACCTTCGACAACAGCCCGCCGCAGGGGAGCCCGGGCGTGCTCCTGGGCTTCATCGAGGGCGGGGAGGCCCGCGCGCTGATGGGGGCGGGCGAGGCGGAGCGGCGGGACGCGGCCCTCGCCAGTCTCGCCCGGCTCTTCGGGCGGGAGGCGCTGCGCCCCCTGGAAACCGTCGAGCGCGACTGGGCCGCCGAGCCCCACAGCGGCGGGTGTTACGGCGCCCTCTTCGGTCCCGGAGTGTGGACCGGGTACGGCGAGGCGTTGCGCGAGCCCGTGGGCCACCTCCATTGGGCGGGGGCGGAGACGGCCCGGGTGTGGATGAACTACATGGACGGCGCTGTTGAAAGCGGCGAGCGGGTGGCGGCGGAGGTGCTGGGGGTGTTGAGGCCCGAAACGGCCAGTCTGCCCGCCTGA
- a CDS encoding acyl-CoA thioesterase: protein MNDQDSAAPSPPPGETTPAPRSRARMLELVFPKDTNYLGTAFGGFVLSLMDKAASVAAVRHAGGAVVTARMDGVDFHVPIRVGDAVALDARVVRVGRSSMRVRVDVYREHMASGEQQLATTGFFVFVAVGEDGKPRPVRPLAEGQGTDGEEPDPEARP, encoded by the coding sequence ATGAACGACCAGGACTCGGCCGCCCCCAGCCCCCCGCCCGGGGAGACGACCCCCGCCCCCCGCAGCCGCGCCCGGATGCTGGAACTGGTGTTTCCCAAGGACACCAATTACCTTGGCACGGCCTTCGGGGGCTTCGTGCTGTCCCTGATGGACAAGGCCGCCTCGGTGGCGGCGGTGCGGCACGCAGGCGGCGCGGTCGTCACGGCACGGATGGACGGGGTGGACTTCCACGTGCCCATCCGGGTCGGCGACGCCGTGGCCCTCGACGCGCGGGTGGTGCGGGTGGGCCGAAGCTCCATGCGGGTGCGGGTGGACGTGTACCGCGAGCACATGGCCTCGGGCGAGCAGCAACTCGCCACCACCGGCTTTTTCGTCTTCGTGGCCGTGGGCGAGGACGGCAAACCCCGCCCCGTCCGGCCTCTGGCGGAGGGTCAGGGCACGGACGGCGAGGAACCCGACCCCGAGGCCCGCCCCTGA
- a CDS encoding histidine phosphatase family protein — MAEGETLHLTLVRHGATDWNGAGRWQGWTDTPLGETGRAQAERLARRLAGRPWDAVYASDLRRALDTAAVALPGHRVTPDARLRELNFGRYEGATTEDVLHDSEYAEWQRDPWTLPAPGGGESLRGVADRLRAWAEELPAGDIIAFTHGAALRALLCDLFGWPAAPQPGYVLPFPYLHTHTGLTRLTRAAGRWTLLTYNDHAHLE; from the coding sequence ATGGCGGAAGGGGAGACGCTGCACCTCACCCTCGTCCGCCACGGGGCGACCGACTGGAACGGCGCGGGCCGCTGGCAGGGCTGGACCGACACGCCGCTGGGGGAGACGGGCCGCGCCCAGGCGGAGCGCCTCGCGCGCCGTCTGGCGGGCCGCCCCTGGGACGCCGTGTACGCCAGCGACCTGCGCCGTGCCCTGGACACCGCCGCCGTGGCCCTGCCCGGCCACCGGGTCACCCCCGACGCCCGGCTGCGCGAGCTGAACTTCGGGCGCTACGAGGGCGCGACCACCGAAGATGTGCTCCACGACTCCGAGTATGCCGAGTGGCAGCGTGACCCCTGGACCCTCCCCGCTCCGGGCGGCGGCGAGAGCCTGCGAGGGGTGGCCGACCGGCTGCGGGCCTGGGCCGAGGAACTTCCCGCCGGGGACATCATCGCCTTCACCCACGGGGCCGCCCTGCGCGCCCTGCTGTGTGACCTCTTCGGCTGGCCCGCCGCGCCGCAGCCGGGCTACGTCCTGCCCTTTCCGTACCTGCATACCCACACCGGGCTGACCCGCCTGACTCGGGCGGCGGGTCGCTGGACGCTGCTTACGTACAACGACCACGCGCACCTGGAGTGA
- a CDS encoding DinB family protein, whose translation MTSPAQDARRFPIGPIQDLPGRDWAALEEVAARMEGAAQEWHDLLSGLDDTALSRTSRPGGWTVRQLAHHTADAHVHGLNRLRYGLTTEEYVIQPFDQDAWLTLPDAGLPVEAALALLGAANVRWAALLRGVSPAEFSREVTHPHEGRQDLWRLVAKHDWHLRHHLAQARLAPGE comes from the coding sequence ATGACCTCCCCTGCCCAGGACGCCCGGCGCTTCCCCATCGGCCCCATTCAGGACCTTCCCGGGCGGGACTGGGCGGCGTTGGAAGAGGTCGCGGCGCGGATGGAGGGGGCGGCGCAAGAGTGGCACGACCTGTTGTCGGGGCTGGACGACACGGCCCTCTCCCGCACGTCCCGGCCCGGCGGGTGGACGGTGCGGCAACTCGCGCACCACACGGCGGACGCGCATGTCCACGGCCTTAACCGTCTGCGCTACGGCCTGACGACCGAGGAATACGTGATCCAGCCCTTCGACCAGGACGCCTGGCTGACCCTGCCCGACGCGGGATTGCCCGTAGAGGCGGCGCTGGCCCTGCTGGGCGCGGCGAACGTCCGGTGGGCGGCCCTGCTGCGTGGGGTGAGCCCAGCGGAGTTCTCCCGGGAGGTCACCCACCCACACGAGGGGCGGCAGGACCTGTGGCGGCTCGTCGCCAAGCACGACTGGCATCTGCGCCACCACCTCGCGCAGGCGCGGCTGGCGCCAGGGGAGTGA
- a CDS encoding PadR family transcriptional regulator, with amino-acid sequence MNAREQLRLLILAVLERQPEHGYAIAQAIKARSEGLLDAKEGTLYPALHALEAEGHIESRETEVAGRVRREYCLTEKGKKALTEARGDWERQVRAVGAVIGGKA; translated from the coding sequence ATGAACGCCCGCGAGCAGTTGCGCCTGCTGATCCTCGCCGTGCTGGAACGACAGCCCGAGCACGGGTACGCCATCGCGCAGGCGATCAAGGCCCGGTCGGAGGGGTTGCTGGATGCGAAGGAGGGGACTCTCTACCCCGCCCTGCACGCGCTGGAAGCCGAGGGCCACATCGAGAGCCGGGAAACCGAGGTCGCCGGGCGGGTGCGCCGCGAGTACTGCCTGACCGAGAAGGGGAAGAAGGCGCTGACGGAAGCGCGGGGCGACTGGGAGAGGCAGGTCCGGGCGGTCGGGGCCGTGATTGGGGGCAAGGCGTGA